The following DNA comes from Chitinophagales bacterium.
TCAAATATTTAATAGATACCACAAATATAAAATTCGTCAAGGTTATTCAAAGGATAAAGCCTTAATATTAAAAACACTTAATGAATTGCAGCCAGGCGATTTTGTAACTCATATAGACCATGGGGTAGGGCGTTATTCCGGTTTAGAGAAAGTAGAAGTGGCTGGCAAAATGCAGGAAATGGTGCGTATTATTTATGCCAATAACGATTTGCTTTACGTAGGTATTAATTCACTTCATAAAATAGCAAAATTTAGTGGAAAAGAAGGTCAGCAGCCCAAAATAAATAAGCTGGGAACGGACACTTGGAACAAGCTAAAAAGCAAAACCAAAAAGCAGATAAAAGATATTGCAGAAGATTTAATAAAATTGTATGCTAAAAGAAAAGCACAAAAAGGACATGCTTTCCCTCCAGATAATTATTTGCAAAATGAATTAGAAGCTTCTTTTATATATGAAGACACACCAGACCAAGAAAAAGCAACTGCTGATATAAAGGAAGACATGGAGAAGGAAATGCCTATGGATAGATTGATATGTGGAGATGTAGGTTTTGGTAAAACAGAGGTGGCAATGCGAGCCGCTTTTAAAGCCGTATGCGATAGTAAACAAGTTGCCGTTTTGGTGCCTACCACTATTTTAGCTTATCAGCATTACGAAACCTTTAAAGAGCGTTTTGCAGATTTCCCTGTAACAGTTGATTATATAAACCGTTTTAAAAGTACAGCTCAAAAAAATGATACTTTACAAAAACTGAAAGAAGGAAAAATAGACATACTTATAGGCACACATGGTATAGTGGGCAAAAAAGTAAAGTTTAAAAATTTAGGTTTGCTCATAGTAGATGAAGAGCAAAAATTTGGGGTTGCCGTAAAGGATAAATTGAAGGAATTTAAAGCCAATGTAGATACACTTACCCTAACAGCTACGCCTATTCCCAGAACCATGCAGTTTTCATTAATGGGAGCAAGAGATTTAAGCGTAATACAAACGCCACCACCTAATAGACAGCCTGTTACAACTGAAGTGCACGCTTTTAGTCCAGATATTATAAAAGAAGCTATTGAATTTGAAGTATATAGAGGTGGACAAGTGTTTTTTGTGCATCATAAAGTAAAAGATTTAAGCGATTTAAAGGTAATGATACACCGTATGCTACCAGATGTAGATGTGGGAATAGCACACGGACAGTTAGAAGGGCATCAGTTAGAACGTGCTATGAAAGACTTTGTAGAACATAAATTTGATGTATTGTTGAGTACCAATATTATAGAAACAGGTTTAGATATTCCTAATGCCAATACGATTATTATAAACAATGCTCACATGTTTGGTTTAAGCGATTTGCATCAGCTACGGGGGAGAGTGGGTAGAAGCAATAAAAAAGCTTTTTGTTATTTGTTTGCTCCGCCAATGAGTACTTTAACGCGAGAGTCAAGAATGAGATTAAAAACCATAGAGGAATTTGCAGAGCTGGGTAGCGGATTTAATATAGCCATGCGAGATTTGGATATACGTGGAGCAGGAAATTTATTGGGAGGCGAGCAAAGTGGTTTTATAAGCGAAATAGGATTTGAAACCTATCATAAAATTTTAGATGAAGCTATAACAGAACTAAAAGAAACGGAATTTAAAGAACTGTATAAAGAAGAGCTAAAAGAGAAAAGAGATTTTGTGCGGGACAGCCAAATAGATACAGATTTAGAAATGCTTATTCCGGATAATTATATAAATACCGTAAGTGAGAGATTAGCTATTTATACAGACTTAAACAATTGTAAAAACGAAGAGGAGCTAAAGGCCTTTGCTCAAAATTTAGAAGATAGGTTTGGCGATATTCCAATACAAGTGCAAGAATTGTTTAATGCCATGCGATTAAAATGGTTAGCTACAGGATTAGGTATGGAACGCATAATAGCCAAAAATGGCAAAATGAGTTGCTATTTTATACAAAATCAAGCATCTGCTTTTTATGAAACAGAAGTATTTGGAAAAATCATTCAGTTTGTACAGCAGTTTCCTACACACGCCCAGTTAAAACAAACCGATAAATATCTAATACTAAATTTTAGTGATGTAGCCAGCATGCAACAAGCCAAAGAAAGGTTAGAAGATATTGAGGGGTTTGTGTATCAATAAAGTAATTTAAATTTTGTAAATTTGAGTATATGTACAAGTTGGATAGAAATCATTTTAAAATGCAAAGTTTTGAAGAATCCTCTAATCAAACGGAATATTGGAAAAGCAAAACAGTGGGAGAGCGATTTAAAGCGGCTTGGTATCTAATTTGTTCAGCCTATAATTTACCTTATACAACGGATATAAAACTTGATAGAACAGCTTTTAAAATGCGGAAAAATGGCTAATGTTTTTAATGATGATTTTAGAGATTTTTTAAAAGCACTGAATAATAATTCGGTTGAATATATTATAGTTGGAGGCTATGCAGTTATTTATCACGGCTATAACAGAACAACTGGAGACTTAGATATATGGATAAACCCAAATTCAGAAAATTATAAAAAATTAAGCAAAGCATTTATTGAATTTGGCATGTCTGTTTTTGATATGACCGAACAGAATTTCTTGAGTAATAATTTTGATGTTTTTACATTTGGTAAACCACCAGTTTGCATTGAGATATTAACTAAAGTTAAAGGTTTGGAGTTTACTGAGACATTCAAGTTTGCAATTGAAACTGTTTTTGATGAAATTCAAGTTAAAATGATAGATGTTAGGGATTTGATTAAAGCAAAAAAAGCAGCTAATAGATATAAAGACTTAGATGATTTGAATCATTTAGAATCATAATTTGTACAGCAGTTTCCAACACACGCACAGCTAAAACAAACCGATAAATATTTAATACTAAACTTCAGCGATGTAGCCAGCATGCAACAAGCCAAAGAAAGGTTAGAAGATATTGAGGGTTTTGTGTATGGGTAAAAATAAAAGTTGTTAGGTTTTAAGGGAAAACTTTTGGCAAATAATTTGCGTTTATAATAGTAAAAACAATACCATGAAAAGATTATTTTGGATAATTGTAGCAGTTTTTTCAGCTATTTATATATTTATTCCCGAGTTTACAGATGTTATTCCTATAATAGGCTGGATAGATGAAGCCACAGCTTTAGCTATATTAGCTTATGCTCTTAAGCAACTAAATATTAAATTCTTTGACCGATTTTTTAATAAAAAAGATAAGAAAACGATAATAGTAGATAAGAAAGATTAAAATACTAATACAGATACGTCAATTGACGTATTTTTATAAAATTTTAACCAAAACATTTTGAATTAACATTTTTTGATTTATATTTGTGTCATTATTTAACTTATAAATTTATAAAAATTATGAAAAAATTATTTTTAGTATTGAGCGTAGCAGGTATCATTGGTTTATCTTCTTGTAGTAAATGTTATACATGCACTAAAAGTGGAGTTGACGATGTAGAAATCTGTAAAGATGACATGCCTACAGGATATGGCTCTTTAGATGCTTGGAAAGATTATTATGAGGCATTAGGTTACGATTGCAAGAAATAATATTCAAGCAGTTTAAAACTTTAAAAAAGGGTTGAGATTTTCTCAGCCCTTTTTTTATGTGTAGGAATCGCTTCTAATAACTCTCTATTATACTATATTTTTTTATATTGTGTATAATATATTTAGTACAATGTGACGTAGCCGATATTGGACTATTACATATCCCTAACGGTATAAATTAACAAGAGCTATACAACTGTTTAAAATAAGTATGTATAGCTCTTGCCAGATTGAAAGGGATAAAGTCTTGTTAATATCAAATTTAGATTAGTTTCAACTCAATTTTCAGCTACAATAATATCTTAATTTGATTTGTTTTTAAGAAAGGATATTATCTTCCACATTAAAAACTAAAACAAATGTAAACAAATTTTTGATAAAAAAAGATATTTTTATCTTTTTTTATTTTTTCTATTATCTTTTTAAATTTTATTTAAAAGCGATTGTAGCCTTCTTTGGTCTTTTTTTGGATTAATTTGCGTTTTAAGGTAATGGCATCTGCTACACTTTCGGTATTTTTTATGAGTTTGGTGCCTTTGTGGTCTAATTTTCCATAAAGGATTATTAAATCTGTTCCATCAATAGCTATTTCCCAAAACATACTTTGCTTGCCTTGTTTTAATAATCGGGTAAAAAGCAATTCTTTTTCTTTCTTTTCAAATTGTTCTAAGCTTTCAGTAGCAATATTTTGCGGAAGATTAGCCGGCTCCATTTGTAGGGCTTTTTCTATTTTGTTAAGTACTTTTTGCTCGTTATTTATCCAATCAATAACAGCAATACTAATTATATCCCAATTTCTATTTTGCAATAGCTCTACTTTTTGGACATACTGTTCATATATATTACTATTAGAATAATGCATGTCATCATCTAACAATATACCTAAACGATAATTATCCGTGCCTTTTACAGCTAAATGGCATTTAAAATTTGAAAAACCTATATTTTCTTCTACTTCATATCCCTTATTAATCAGCTGCTTTTTTATTGATTTACTTAAAAACAGCACAGCTTCTTTATGTTGTTCTCCGGCATTATAAACGGCTCGCCCCTCGCTTATGGTTTGGGCATAATGAAGGTAACTTTTAAGCGTATTTATATTGTCATTCTCTGTTTGTATTTCATTACTGTACAATGAACTAACCACCACCATGTGTTTCCTTGCTCTTGAAAAAAGCACATTTAGCCTTTTTGTGCCATTTTCTTTATTCAGCGGACCAAGATTTAAGTTTAATTTCTGCTCTGCATCAAAACCATAAGTGGTGCTTACTATAATTATGTCTTTCTCATCGCCTTGTACATTTTCTAAATTTCTAACTATAAAATCTTCATAATTTTTATAGCGGTATTTTTTAACTTCCAGTACTTCCTTAATATTTTTATCAAAAAAATCTATAGCACTTAAAGCTCTTTGTATTTCATTTTTCTGCTCTATTGAAAAAGCCACAACGCCTATGCTCATTTGCTTATTATAAAGCAATAATTGCTTAACTAATTGTGCTATATATTCAGCTTCTTTGGGGTTAATGCCGTTTTGGTAAACTGCCCCAGCTATATAATGAAAACTCAGTGGCTTTTTATACACACTTTGATAAAACTGAAATGCTTGATTTGGATATTTTACTACAATTTTTTCGTCAGTATATTGAGCAATTTTATTATTGGGAATGGTAAGCAGATTATTGTTGTAAAAAGCTTGATTATTAAAAGCAATTAAACGCTCATCTATGCTGCGGTAGTGCCAGTTTAAATGATAATTAGGCAACTGT
Coding sequences within:
- the mfd gene encoding transcription-repair coupling factor; its protein translation is MNFEELTQLFKNSKNTAQLLEQLSGSKQKIFLNGLHGSAMPFIAETVFRQSRNSHVFVLEDAISAAYFHNDLSSLITQKDIFFFPDSFKKSGQIHELNNSNVQLRTETINRITNPTTKAEIVITYPEALFEKVVKKQVLAKNMLNIKLQEKFDIDFAAEMLIEYGFERTDFVFEPGQFSVRGDIVDVFSFANEFPYRIELFDDEVESIRTFDPVSQLSQKKIERITIVPNVQTHFTKEEKTSFFEILTPRTCVWIKNMDYLIEVLDNNMNTALAVKEKFESNVELSENPFLKEDPREVFETPASILNAVQPFNIVEFGTKNYFKSHLTLAYKQQKQLIFNKNFDLLIQAFKQNEEKGIKNILFAENPKQIERFYHIFEDLQAEVTFYPINKAIHEGFTDEDLGVSIFTDHQIFNRYHKYKIRQGYSKDKALILKTLNELQPGDFVTHIDHGVGRYSGLEKVEVAGKMQEMVRIIYANNDLLYVGINSLHKIAKFSGKEGQQPKINKLGTDTWNKLKSKTKKQIKDIAEDLIKLYAKRKAQKGHAFPPDNYLQNELEASFIYEDTPDQEKATADIKEDMEKEMPMDRLICGDVGFGKTEVAMRAAFKAVCDSKQVAVLVPTTILAYQHYETFKERFADFPVTVDYINRFKSTAQKNDTLQKLKEGKIDILIGTHGIVGKKVKFKNLGLLIVDEEQKFGVAVKDKLKEFKANVDTLTLTATPIPRTMQFSLMGARDLSVIQTPPPNRQPVTTEVHAFSPDIIKEAIEFEVYRGGQVFFVHHKVKDLSDLKVMIHRMLPDVDVGIAHGQLEGHQLERAMKDFVEHKFDVLLSTNIIETGLDIPNANTIIINNAHMFGLSDLHQLRGRVGRSNKKAFCYLFAPPMSTLTRESRMRLKTIEEFAELGSGFNIAMRDLDIRGAGNLLGGEQSGFISEIGFETYHKILDEAITELKETEFKELYKEELKEKRDFVRDSQIDTDLEMLIPDNYINTVSERLAIYTDLNNCKNEEELKAFAQNLEDRFGDIPIQVQELFNAMRLKWLATGLGMERIIAKNGKMSCYFIQNQASAFYETEVFGKIIQFVQQFPTHAQLKQTDKYLILNFSDVASMQQAKERLEDIEGFVYQ
- a CDS encoding nucleotidyltransferase, translated to MANVFNDDFRDFLKALNNNSVEYIIVGGYAVIYHGYNRTTGDLDIWINPNSENYKKLSKAFIEFGMSVFDMTEQNFLSNNFDVFTFGKPPVCIEILTKVKGLEFTETFKFAIETVFDEIQVKMIDVRDLIKAKKAANRYKDLDDLNHLES